Proteins co-encoded in one Ziziphus jujuba cultivar Dongzao chromosome 9, ASM3175591v1 genomic window:
- the LOC107427311 gene encoding sufE-like protein 1, chloroplastic/mitochondrial: protein MGVFVTWDWPGSDGLSHKVASAGPFATSFRFEATILDLEDVSYQHASHVAVKANPNSASGETHFNLKIVSPKFEGLNLVKRHRLVYDALADELQSGLHALSIVAKTPQELESQPLADQSKISKKDLQSV from the exons ATGGGGGTGTTTGTTACATGGGACTGGCCAGGATCGGATGG CCTCTCACACAAAGTTGCTTCTGCCGGACCGTTCGCCACTTCTTTTCGGTTTGAAGCCACAATTCTTGACCTCGAAGACGTTTCCTACCAGCACGCCAGCCACGTAGCTGTTAAAGCTAACCCTAACTCTGCTTCCGGCGAAACCCATTTCAACCTCAAGATTGTCTCCCCGAAATTCGAAGGCCTAAACCTCGTGAAACGGCATCGTTTGGTCTACGATGCCTTGGCCGACGAGCTCCAATCTGGACTCCATGCCCTTTCTATCGTCGCCAAGACTCCTCAAGAGCTCGAATCTCAACCCTTGGCCGACCAGAGTAAGATCTCAAAGAAAGATCTGCAATCTGTCTAG
- the LOC107427323 gene encoding phosphoprotein ECPP44 — MSDTHHQEHESEEKVAEESKGCGMFDFLKKKENEKSGKPQHDQDVGMADVQQSHGDDSSSSSSDEEGESGEKKKKGIKDKIKDKISGKKKDHHEDPQHATIPAEKTSENAHVEVTHPEEKGFIEKIKDKLPGQHKKHEDGASVECAADGHSPEGEKKGILEKIKEKLPDGRKNEEKKHEN, encoded by the exons ATGTCAGATACACACCACCAAGAGCATGAAAGTGAGGAAAAAGTCGCCGAAGAATCAAAAGGTTGTGGGATGTTCGATttcttgaaaaagaaagaaaacgagAAATCTGGGAAACCCCAACATGACCAAGATGTGGGCATGGCAGACGTCCAACAGTCACATGGCGATGACTCTAGCTCG TCGAGTAGTGACGAGGAAGGAGAGTCtggggaaaagaagaagaaggggataAAGGACAAGATCAAAGACAAGATATCAGGCAAAAAGAAAGATCATCATGAGGATCCTCAGCATGCAACTATTCCAGCTGAGAAAACCAGTGAGAATGCACATGTGGAAGTGACACACCCAGAGGAAAAGGGATTTATAGAGAAGATCAAAGACAAGCTTCCCGGACAGCACAAGAAACATGAAGACGGTGCTTCTGTAGAATGTGCTGCAGATGGACACTCCCCAGAAGGTGAGAAAAAAGGAATCTTGGAGAAGATCAAGGAGAAGCTGCCAGATGGTCGTAAGAACGAAGAGAAAAAGCATGAAAACTGA
- the LOC107427317 gene encoding uncharacterized protein LOC107427317 has translation MPPAIMHAKSDSEVTSFDQSTPPRSPRRPIYYVQSPSNHDAEKMSYGSSPLGSPHHYYHCSPIHHSRESSTSRFSASLKNPRGLSAWRKVQREEESDDDDEYDSGTAGPCRNVRLYFCFALLFVVLFTVFSLILWGASKSHKPEIVVENIVFRSFTIQAGNDRTGVATDMVSLNSTVRVFFRNRGTFFSLHVTSTPMELHYYQLKVASGQMKKFYEKRKKHRRVLTTVLGHQVPVYGGLSFIGGARDNQENLVVPLNLTFVMRSRAYILGKLVKSKFYRRITCSVTLRRSKLGKPSNLTNSCTYR, from the exons ATGCCGCCTGCGATAATGCACGCCAAGTCCGATTCCGAGGTGACGAGCTTCGACCAGTCGACGCCGCCTCGATCGCCGCGCCGTCCGATTTACTACGTTCAGAGCCCTTCCAACCATGACGCCGAGAAAATGTCTTACGGCTCTAGTCCTTTGGGTTCGCCTCACCACTATTACCATTGCTCGCCGATTCACCATTCCCGAGAATCTTCGACCTCGCGGTTCTCTGCCTCTCTCAAAAACCCTAGGGGTCTCTCCGCCTGGAGGAAGGTACAGCGGGAGGAAGAGTCCGATGATGACGACGAATACGACTCCGGAACGGCTGGTCCTTGTCGCAATGTGAGGTTGTACTTCTGCTTCGCTCTGTTGTTCGTCGTTCTTTTCACTGTGTTTTCATTGATTCTTTGGGGCGCTAGTAAATCTCACAAGCCTGAAATAGTTGTGGAG AACATAGTGTTCAGGAGCTTTACGATACAGGCGGGCAATGATCGAACGGGAGTGGCAACAGATATGGTCTCGTTGAATTCAACGGTTAGGGTCTTCTTCAGAAACCGAGGTACATTCTTCAGCCTCCATGTCACCTCTACCCCAATGGAGCTTCACTATTACCAGCTCAAAGTTGCTTCTGGCCAG ATGAAGAAGTTCTATGAGAAGAGGAAAAAACACCGGAGAGTCTTGACGACAGTATTAGGGCATCAAGTTCCTGTTTATGGTGGGCTATCGTTTATTGGAGGTGCGAGAGATAATCAAGAGAATTTGGTAGTGCCGTTGAACCTTACATTTGTGATGAGGTCGAGGGCCTACATTTTGGGGAAGTTAGTGAAGTCCAAGTTTTATAGAAGAATCACATGCTCTGTCACCCTTAGAAGAAGCAAACTCGGTAAGCCCTCTAATTTGACGAATTCCTGTACCTATAGGTGA
- the LOC107427356 gene encoding signal recognition particle 43 kDa protein, chloroplastic — protein MEALFVNQSLSRLKLSPNFTTSSFPSQSYRLKPTQKAHPTPTPICVIQNPEKQSQAPTLSGNQKRGNEDDEYYGEVDKIIGSRAAEGKTGMEYLIEWKDGHTPSWVSSDYIAKDVVAEYETPWWTAAKKADHNALKRLIEADDGRDIDAVDSDGRTALLFVSGLGSEECVRVLAEAGADLDHRNNSGGLTALHMAAGYVKPGVAKLLMELGADPEVQDDRGRTPLDLAKEILKVTPKGNPMQFARRLGLESVIRALEEAVFEYAEVQELLEKRGKGDNLEYLVKWKDGDDNTWVKARFIGEDLIKDYEAGLEYAVAEGVLGKRLGDDGKNEYLVKWTDIDDATWEPEENVDPDLIKAFESDQDGNRIGNMETQLNKDGP, from the coding sequence ATGGAAGCTCTTTTCGTAAACCAATCTCTCTCCCGCCTCAAGCTCTCCCCTAACTTCACCACCTCTTCATTCCCTTCCCAATCTTATCGTCTCAAACCCACTCAAAAAGCCCACCCAACTCCAACACCAATCTGCGTTAtccaaaacccagaaaaacAATCCCAAGCACCAACACTCTCCGGCAACCAAAAAAGGGGCAATGAAGACGACGAATACTACGGCGAAGTCGACAAGATCATCGGCAGCAGAGCAGCGGAGGGCAAAACCGGAATGGAATACCTTATCGAGTGGAAAGACGGTCATACCCCTTCGTGGGTCTCATCCGATTACATAGCCAAAGACGTGGTCGCCGAGTACGAAACCCCATGGTGGACAGCCGCCAAAAAAGCCGACCACAACGCCCTCAAGCGGCTTATCGAAGCTGACGACGGCCGAGACATCGACGCTGTCGACTCCGACGGTCGGACCGCTCTCCTCTTCGTCTCCGGGCTGGGCTCGGAGGAATGCGTCAGGGTCCTAGCCGAGGCTGGAGCCGACCTCGACCACCGCAACAACAGCGGCGGCTTGACGGCTCTTCACATGGCGGCTGGGTATGTCAAACCCGGCGTGGCTAAGCTGCTGATGGAGCTCGGCGCCGATCCCGAGGTGCAAGACGACAGGGGTCGTACGCCATTGGATTTAGCGAAAGAGATACTGAAAGTGACTCCCAAAGGAAATCCGATGCAATTTGCGAGAAGATTGGGGCTTGAAAGTGTGATTAGGGCTCTTGAAGAGGCAGTGTTCGAGTACGCAGAGGTGCAGGAATTGCTGGAGAAGAGAGGCAAAGGTGATAACCTTGAATATCTGGTCAAATGGAAGGACGGCGATGATAATACGTGGGTCAAAGCCAGGTTTATCGGGGAGGATTTGATCAAGGATTATGAGGCTGGTCTGGAATATGCAGTTGCTGAGGGAGTTTTGGGGAAGAGACTTGGAGATGATGGAAAAAATGAGTACTTGGTTAAATGGACGGATATTGATGATGCCACGTGGGAACCTGAGGAGAATGTTGATCCTGATTTGATTAAGGCATTTGAGTCGGACCAAGATGGTAATCGGATCGGTAATATGGAGACCCAGTTAAATAAGGATGGTCCATGA